TCCGAGATATGAGCCTAAAAATTATCTAAGCTCAACCCGACTCATAATCAACTCTAGTGACTAcgagtgtaatttaccctaaaaagtACACAAGCTATGAATAAGACATTTGGACAGGTATCAACTGAAACCCTAAGTAAGGGATTTCTTTTATATAATAGTGTAGaaatgatattataatataattaaaaaatgctaaaataaaatataaatattataaaaaaatttcaacatttatgaatatatatatatacttagggTTGTTCAAATAGTTAATCAAATCGAATAAATATCAATTGAAATAATCGaagtttttaatcttttaatcattaatcaaattaaaatattttgattaattcgAATTTATCTGAAATATTAACTGAATTAGTCAAATTTTTTAAtcctttatttgtttatatattaaattagttggattaaattttgtatttactcttaacataatttgaattattatatctattaatggctatttatttatcttattatcAATTAGTTTTTTAAGATTATTATCAATTCAAATTAATAATTAGACACAGTTATGGattctatttataaatataatttaaattttcttaaataaatataaactattttCCTATCAGATACAAATAACGTACTATATATTTAGCATTTGTGGAGATTGAGGAACTGTGTGGGAATCAGTAATAGAGTTGATGGCAACGAATGAGTATGAAGGTGTGTTGAAGAAGATTGAGGAACTGACCACAAATGCTGGGCAAATTCAAGACGAGGTATTGGGGGAAATACTAAGTAGAAATGCAGGAACAGAGTATTTAAGGGGATTCCTCCATGGTCAAACCGAGAAGCAGCTCTTTAAGAAAAATGTTCCCATAGTTACTTATGAAGATCTCAAGCCTTACATAGATAGGATTGCTAATGGGGAGACATCAGATATCCTTTTAGCTGAACCCATTACAGCGTTCTTTCTAAGGCAAGCATGCATTTGTTGCTTTGCTCCTGTGTGTTTTGGGGTATTGTTTGCTTCCTTCTAATAGTTCTATCATCTGTTTGATCAAATGCAGCTCTGGGACTTCAGGCGGGCAGCCAAAGATGACGCCTGTCACTGCTCAAGTTACTAAGAACTGTGAGTTATTTCGTCGCTTGTACGAGTCTCCTGTGATAAAGTAAGGAACCAATCCCTATTTTCTTCTAGTTTTTCTTTCAGCTGCTCGTGAAATCACACTGTGCAATCCAGCCCTAAAACTAACTATTTGCCTTTATCCGTCTAATTTTAAAGGCACTTTGGTGACATCAACCAAGCCGGTAAAAGAATGGAGCTTATGTTTGCCAGACCAGAGATTGAAACTCCTAGTGGCCTCAAGGCAGCATCTGTCTCAACGAGCATATACAACGAGAGTAATTTTAGAACCATTTTGCCTAAGCTTTACACAAGCCCCATTGAGACCATCTTTTGCCCAGACCCCAACCAGGGCTTGTACTGTCAATTACTTTTTGGTTTAATCCAACGAGACGAGGTTGTCACGGTTGGTTCACTCTTTGCATCTACGGTGCTAAGAGGTGTCAAGTTTCTAGAAAATCACTGGCAAGAGCTATGCTATGACATAAAAACAGGTCGATTAAGCGATTGGATCACCGACTTAGGATGCAGGAATGCAGCATCATTGGTCATGAAGCCTAACCCAGAACAGGCTGACTTGATAGAGAACATATGTAATTGTAAATCATGGGAAGGAATAATTAGAAAGCTATGGCCCAAAGCAAGGTATATTGGTTGTGTTTGTACTGGCGTTATGAGACAGTATACTGCAGAACTCGAGTTCTATTGCAGAGGGCTCCCTTTAGTTTCAGCTTTTTATGCTTGCTCAGAAGCTATTTGTGGGATTAACTTAGAGCCTCTATGCAAACCCTGTGATGTCTCCTACACATTTCTCCCTAACATGGCTTACTTTGAATTCATTCCTGTGGAAAATGAACATGATGAATCTATTGAAATGAAGAGGAACGATGAAGATACTGAACT
The sequence above is drawn from the Gossypium hirsutum isolate 1008001.06 chromosome A05, Gossypium_hirsutum_v2.1, whole genome shotgun sequence genome and encodes:
- the LOC121203329 gene encoding indole-3-acetic acid-amido synthetase GH3.17; this translates as MATNEYEGVLKKIEELTTNAGQIQDEVLGEILSRNAGTEYLRGFLHGQTEKQLFKKNVPIVTYEDLKPYIDRIANGETSDILLAEPITAFFLSSGTSGGQPKMTPVTAQVTKNCELFRRLYESPVIKHFGDINQAGKRMELMFARPEIETPSGLKAASVSTSIYNESNFRTILPKLYTSPIETIFCPDPNQGLYCQLLFGLIQRDEVVTVGSLFASTVLRGVKFLENHWQELCYDIKTGRLSDWITDLGCRNAASLVMKPNPEQADLIENICNCKSWEGIIRKLWPKARYIGCVCTGVMRQYTAELEFYCRGLPLVSAFYACSEAICGINLEPLCKPCDVSYTFLPNMAYFEFIPVENEHDESIEMKRNDEDTELVDLVNVKAGQCYELVVTTCAGLYRYKVGDVLMVSGFYNNAPQFQFVERKNVILSVDQEKTSETDLSKAVTEAKALLDPLGFILTEYTSYVDTSSAPGHYVLFWEIKGKEGKHCKGLDPKIMVECCSKMEESLHYTYKIYRKRNIIAAVEIRVVKQGSFEALMDYYVSKGTSLSQYKKPSCIKSEEALKILDSRVIGKYFSPKLPL